GAGTTCATCAATGTGTGTGCTGTGTCGTTGTGAGGCTCGGTGGTCGTCGATTCGCTGGCTAGACTTCCGGCCCGGTTGGCATTGCGGGCAGTGCGGTCGTCGGTCCGGATTTCGCGAATTCGCGGAACCGGTCGGCGAACGTGGGGGGACTTCGACAAGTCGGTGGAAATCCGTGCCTACGCGAAGATCTGCTTGGAAGGACGAATGCCCAACGCAACCCACCTGCCGCAGGTGCCCCCCGCCGCTCCGGCGGCGACCTTCGGTCAGATCGACAAGTCCGCCGCCCGGCCTGCCGGGCCCCCGCCCCCCGACTACGCCGAGATCGCGCAGCGCCCCGAGTTCCACGAGCTGCGATCCCGGCTGCGCCGCTTCGTCTTCCCGATGAGCGCGGCCTTCCTGATCTGGTACCTCGGCTACGTCGTGCTGGCGGCCTACCTGCCGGAGTTCATGAGCATCCGGTTGATCGGCGAGATCAACATCGGGCTGGTGATGGGCGTCGGCCAGTTCGCCACCACGATCCTGATCATCGTCCTCTACCTGCGCTACGCCGCGCGGCACGTCGACCCGCGGGTGCGCGCGCTGTACCTGGACGTGACCGGGGAGGACCCGCGATGATCGGCGCCAACCCGGTGCTCAACATGAGCATCTTCGGCGTGTTCGTGCTGATCACGCTGTACGTGGTGTACCGCGTGAGCAGCAGCGGCACCGCCTCCGACTACTTCGCCGCCGGTGGCCGGTTCACCGGTGCGCAGAACGGCATCGCGCTGTCCGGCGACTACCTGTCCGCAGCGTCGTTCCTGGGCATCGCCGGCGCCATCGCCATCTACGGCTACGACGGATTCCTGTACTCCATCGGCTTTCTGGTGGGCTGGTTGGTGAACCTGCTGCTGGTCGCCGAGCTCCTGCGCAACACCGGCCGGTTCACCATGGGAGACGTGCTCAGCTTCCGGATGAAGCAGCGTCCGGTGCGCGCCGCGGCCGCGGTGTCCACGCTGATGATCTCGTTCGTCTACATGATCGCGCAGATGGCCGGGGCGGGCAGCCTCGTCGCGCTGCTGCTGGACGTGCACAGCGCAGGCGGGCAGGCGCTGGTGATCGCCTCCGTCGGGCTGGTCATGGTGGTGTACGTGCTGGTCGGGGGGATGAAGGGCACCACGTGGGTGCAGATCATCAAGGCAGGCATGCTGATCCTCTGCGCCGCGATGCTGACCCTGTTCCTGATGGGCAAGTTCGGGTTCAGCATGACCTCGCTGATGCAGCACGCCGCCGAGCGGAACCCGCTGGGCGACCGGATCTTCGCTCCGGGCGCGAAGTACGGCGAGAACGAACTGACCAAACTGGACTTCGTCTCGCTGTCGTTGGCCCTGGTGCTGGGCACCGCAGGACTGCCGCACGTGCTGATGCGCTTCTACACGGTGCCGAACTCGCTGCAAGCGCGGCGTTCGGTGGTGTGGGCGACCGTGACCATGGCCGGCTTCTACCTGTGCACGCTGGTGATCGGGTTCGGTGCGGGGGCGGTCAACGGCACCGAGGCGATCCTCGCGGCGCCAGGCGGGGAGAACTCCGCCGCGCCGTTGCTGGCCTTCCGAGTCGGCGGGACGGTGTTGCTGGGGATCGTCGCGGCGGTCGCGTTCGCCACCATCCTCGCCGTGGTCGCGGGGCTGACGCTGACGGCGTCCGCTTCGTTCGCGCACGACGTGTACGCCAACGTGCTGAAGCGCGGTGCCGCTGACCCGGATTCGGAGGTGCGCGTGGCGCGATGGACCGCGCTGGTGATCGGTGCGGCGTCGATCCTCGGCGGCATCCTGGTCAACGGCCAGAACATCGCGTTCCTGGTGGGCCTGGCGTTCGCCTTCGCGGCCTCGGCGAACCTGTCCACGCTGCTGTTCTCGTTGTTCTGGAAGCGGTTCAACACCCGCGGCACGCTGTGGGGGATCTACGGCGGTCTGAGCTCCTGCCTGGTGCTGGTGGTCTTCTCGCCGGTGCTGTCGGGCACGCCCAACTCGATCCTGCCGGATGTGGACTTCGCGTGGTTCCCGCTGAGCAACCCGGGCATCGTGTCGATCCCGATCTCGTTCCTGTGCGGCGTCATCGGCACGCTGCTCGGCGGACCGCAGAGCGACCCGCGGCGCACCGCGGAGATGGAGGTCCGGTCCCTCACCGGCATCGGATCGTCCTGACCTGCGGTTTCGTGGGTGGTTGACAGGAAAGTTCCCATGCTCGCAACCGCCCCCGCCGCGCTGTGGCGGTGCGGGTAGGGCTGAGCGCAGGGCCCGGAGGCGTCGTGCTTCCGGGCCCTTTCGCTGTCCCGCGAAAAATGTGTGGACCGGGTGGTCCACAGATGGCTAGAGTGTGTGGTGTGGAAAAGCGGAGCATGCCTGCGGAGCGGTGGCGCGAACTGGCAGCGACTGCGGCTTCGGAGTTCGCCGATGCCGGTTATGAGCGCGCCTCGCTGAACCGGGTGATCCGTTCCTGCGGTATGAGCAAGAGTTCCTTCTACCACTACTTCGATTCCAAGCAGCAGCTGTTCGAGGCGGTCGTCGCGCACGTCGCGGCGACGGTGGCAGCTGATCTGGAGGTGCCTGAGCCGACGGACTTCCGGTCCCATTTCTGGGGGCTGGCCGAGCGCTTCCTGCGGCGCCTGGTGATCGCCGCCGAGCGTGATCGGCTGTTCGTGGACTTCGGCCGGATTTGCTACTTGCCGGACGTACCATCTGGTCAGGGTGGTGTTTCCGGGGCAACGGCGGCGATCGATGACTGGTTGCGGCGAACCCTCGCGGTCGGCCGGTCCGCTGGTGCGGTGCGATGCGACATCCCGCCCGGGCTCCAGGCGCACACCGCCATCGCGATCCTCCGCGCGTTCGACGAGTGGACCCTGCAGAACCGGTCGGATTTGGATCCGGGGGAACTGCCACGACTCGTGCAGGCCCAATTCGAGGCGATGAAACGACTCCTGGAGCCCGTTCAGCAGACGTCCGCGTAAAAACTGAAATCGCACTGATCGGGCTTGAGAGATGCTCGATCGATTCGTGCTACCCGAAAAGAGGCGTGCTGTGCCGTCGATATCAGCTGGACCGCAGATGCCGGGGGACGCGGTCATCGAGTGGCGGATTCCGTCGACTCCTCGCGGTGTCGGGGGAGCGCTGAAGCGGTTCCTCGGGCCGGGGCGGACTCGGCTGGAGAACGTCGTGGAGGCCGTCGGCCAACTGCTGAACATGGCTCTGCTGGCGCTGTGCATCGCGTGGTTCGGCGGCTGGGGCGGGTCGGTGCTGCAGGACGTGGTCCTCGCGGTGATGGTGTTCGACCTGGTCGGCGGAGTGCTGACCAACGCGACCAATGCTGCCAAGCGCTGGTATCACCGCCCGGCGCCGGGAATACGGGGCAAGCGGCTCCTCTTCATCGTCTCGCATCTGCTCTACCTGGTCGCGGTGGTCTTCGTGCTCGACGAGGGTGGGTGGCCGTGGTTGCTGATCAACGCGGGTCTGCTGCTCGCCGCCGCGGTGCTCGTCGAGGTGGCGCCCCTGGAGGTCAAGCGGCTCGCCGCGGTGGGCCTGTACCTGGCTGCGGTGCTGGTGAACCTGACCTGGTTGCCGCTGCCCGCCGCGCTCGCCTGGTTCCCGGTGCTGTTCTTCCTGAAGTTGCTCGTCTGCTTCATGGTTCCGGAGGCGCCGATGTACCGGCGCGCAACGGCCTAAGTGGACTCCGGGTTCCGCTCGCTGAGCGAGGTTTCCAGCTTGGTGAGGACGCGGGAGAGGTACGCGTGGTCTTCCTCCGCGAGCGTTTCGATCAGCTCGGCTTCGTGGTCGAGCAGCTGCCGCACGGTGGACTCGACCAGGTCGTGCCCGGCGTCGGTCAGCCGGACGGCGACCGCGCGGCGGGACGCCGACGACGGTGACCGGTCGACCAGTCCGGCTTGTTCGGCTCGGGCGATGCGCTGGGAGACGGCTCCGGCGGTGACCAGCGTTCGGCGGGTGATCTCGCGGGTGGTCAGCTCGTAGGGCGGGCCGGCGCGGCGGATCACGCTGAGCAGGTCCAGCGTCGACGGGTCGATGCCGAGTCGGGCCAGGGTGCGTCGGCGTTCGTCGGCGAGGAGCTTCGCGATGCGCCAGATCGGCGTGATGATCTCGATGGATTCGGTGCGCGAACCGGGCAGCTCGCGGCGCCAGGCCGCGGCTATGTCGGCCGAGGGCCAGGTCGAGGTCGAACTGAGCGGATAGCTCTCGGGGTTGGACACCGCGCACCTCCCAGCGCTACGTTTAGCGCTAAACGTATCAGATCTCGGGAGTGCAGAGTGAACCGAATCGTGCTTGTGACCGGCGGCAGCAGCGGCATCGGCAAGGCCGTGGCGAGCCGCTTCCGCGCCTCCGGTGACACCGTGATCATCACTGGT
This portion of the Saccharopolyspora antimicrobica genome encodes:
- a CDS encoding solute symporter family protein; protein product: MIGANPVLNMSIFGVFVLITLYVVYRVSSSGTASDYFAAGGRFTGAQNGIALSGDYLSAASFLGIAGAIAIYGYDGFLYSIGFLVGWLVNLLLVAELLRNTGRFTMGDVLSFRMKQRPVRAAAAVSTLMISFVYMIAQMAGAGSLVALLLDVHSAGGQALVIASVGLVMVVYVLVGGMKGTTWVQIIKAGMLILCAAMLTLFLMGKFGFSMTSLMQHAAERNPLGDRIFAPGAKYGENELTKLDFVSLSLALVLGTAGLPHVLMRFYTVPNSLQARRSVVWATVTMAGFYLCTLVIGFGAGAVNGTEAILAAPGGENSAAPLLAFRVGGTVLLGIVAAVAFATILAVVAGLTLTASASFAHDVYANVLKRGAADPDSEVRVARWTALVIGAASILGGILVNGQNIAFLVGLAFAFAASANLSTLLFSLFWKRFNTRGTLWGIYGGLSSCLVLVVFSPVLSGTPNSILPDVDFAWFPLSNPGIVSIPISFLCGVIGTLLGGPQSDPRRTAEMEVRSLTGIGSS
- a CDS encoding MarR family winged helix-turn-helix transcriptional regulator, which translates into the protein MSNPESYPLSSTSTWPSADIAAAWRRELPGSRTESIEIITPIWRIAKLLADERRRTLARLGIDPSTLDLLSVIRRAGPPYELTTREITRRTLVTAGAVSQRIARAEQAGLVDRSPSSASRRAVAVRLTDAGHDLVESTVRQLLDHEAELIETLAEEDHAYLSRVLTKLETSLSERNPEST
- a CDS encoding DUF485 domain-containing protein is translated as MPNATHLPQVPPAAPAATFGQIDKSAARPAGPPPPDYAEIAQRPEFHELRSRLRRFVFPMSAAFLIWYLGYVVLAAYLPEFMSIRLIGEINIGLVMGVGQFATTILIIVLYLRYAARHVDPRVRALYLDVTGEDPR
- a CDS encoding TetR/AcrR family transcriptional regulator, with amino-acid sequence MEKRSMPAERWRELAATAASEFADAGYERASLNRVIRSCGMSKSSFYHYFDSKQQLFEAVVAHVAATVAADLEVPEPTDFRSHFWGLAERFLRRLVIAAERDRLFVDFGRICYLPDVPSGQGGVSGATAAIDDWLRRTLAVGRSAGAVRCDIPPGLQAHTAIAILRAFDEWTLQNRSDLDPGELPRLVQAQFEAMKRLLEPVQQTSA